A region from the Sandaracinus amylolyticus genome encodes:
- a CDS encoding fatty acid desaturase family protein, whose amino-acid sequence MSAHDPELHDPELDDAHLVDDLESSLDAARSETKLSRSAVPRELLRTATRSGLLRMALEEWAMLAVLWTAMLLTPWWCYPVLALLVAGRLHALGILMHDCSHMPMRDKDVVVRVLEVLCAYPIATTMNAMRYHHLRHHRDSGMRSDPYFKANLEGRPLTYALNVLRGAVLIPFWTLRVPVGLLAVVWPRARNVYGRVWLQDRSGKDLTHSREVVDCGRAELGQGVFQALVVAAWIASPREVLFGYVIPVTITGLLAAWRLLQEHNYVRAEDRSLATILATTNDHHLRWIDKLVLAPRNIGHHVAHHLHPQVGLEHLPALRAWYVERFPDRYPRPQ is encoded by the coding sequence ATGAGCGCGCACGATCCCGAGCTCCACGATCCCGAGCTGGACGACGCGCACCTCGTCGACGATCTCGAGTCCTCGCTCGACGCGGCGCGCAGCGAGACGAAGCTCTCGCGCAGCGCGGTGCCACGCGAGCTGCTGCGCACCGCGACGCGCTCGGGCCTCTTGCGCATGGCGCTCGAGGAGTGGGCGATGCTCGCCGTGCTCTGGACCGCGATGCTCCTGACGCCGTGGTGGTGCTACCCGGTGCTCGCGCTGCTCGTCGCGGGACGCCTGCACGCGCTCGGCATCCTCATGCACGACTGCTCGCACATGCCCATGCGCGACAAGGACGTCGTGGTGCGCGTGCTCGAGGTGCTCTGCGCGTACCCGATCGCGACGACGATGAACGCGATGCGCTACCACCACCTGCGCCATCACCGCGACAGCGGGATGCGCAGCGATCCGTACTTCAAGGCGAACCTCGAGGGCCGCCCGCTGACGTACGCGCTCAACGTGCTGCGCGGCGCGGTGCTCATCCCGTTCTGGACGCTGCGCGTGCCCGTCGGTCTGCTCGCGGTCGTGTGGCCGCGCGCGCGCAACGTCTACGGGCGCGTCTGGCTGCAGGACCGTTCGGGCAAGGACCTCACCCACTCGCGCGAGGTCGTCGACTGCGGTCGCGCCGAGCTCGGCCAGGGCGTGTTCCAGGCGCTCGTCGTCGCGGCGTGGATCGCGTCGCCGCGCGAGGTGCTCTTCGGCTACGTGATCCCGGTCACGATCACCGGCCTGCTCGCGGCGTGGCGCCTCTTGCAGGAGCACAACTACGTGCGCGCCGAGGATCGCAGCCTCGCGACGATCCTCGCGACGACGAACGATCATCACCTGCGCTGGATCGACAAGCTCGTGCTCGCGCCGCGCAACATCGGGCACCACGTCGCGCATCACCTGCACCCGCAGGTCGGCCTCGAGCACCTGCCCGCGCTGCGCGCGTGGTACGTCGAGCGGTTCCCCGATCGTTATCCGCGCCCCCAGTGA
- a CDS encoding DoxX family protein gives MTKSDARFEVGVVPSVGLLVLRAGVGMTMAIAHGWPKLERFMGPEPRFADPFGLGEVPSLALAIFGELVCGVLIALGLGTRLAAIPFAFTMLVAVFVAHAADPWSDKEHAFLFLVPAIALMITGPGRYSIDAWIASRRKR, from the coding sequence GTGACGAAGAGCGACGCGCGGTTCGAGGTCGGTGTGGTGCCCTCGGTGGGCTTGCTCGTGCTGCGCGCGGGCGTCGGGATGACGATGGCGATCGCGCACGGATGGCCGAAGCTCGAGCGCTTCATGGGCCCCGAGCCGCGCTTCGCCGATCCCTTCGGCCTCGGCGAGGTGCCGAGCCTCGCGCTCGCGATCTTCGGTGAGCTCGTGTGCGGCGTGCTGATCGCGCTCGGCCTCGGGACGCGCCTCGCCGCGATCCCGTTCGCGTTCACGATGCTCGTCGCGGTCTTCGTCGCCCACGCGGCGGACCCGTGGAGCGACAAGGAGCACGCGTTCCTCTTCCTCGTGCCGGCGATCGCGCTGATGATCACCGGCCCCGGCCGCTACTCGATCGACGCCTGGATCGCGTCCCGCCGGAAGCGCTGA
- a CDS encoding esterase/lipase family protein has translation MQTSARWRPEGFDAFRALYPSTPTFALPELATTSEFAARWAALSKLREDAWPTMLAPVVDRIAVVFVRGYLGNWMPGNLMAPTRALRALGIPVVLHRSAAEGPIARNARLLGDAIRRDVPSDRALVIAGHSRGGLEARWLVAHDDELAKRTHVVLTSQTPRGPSPVLESMLLGAHRATLRAPHRRIAEGVQRVGLHAIGAATGGRELTREGVARVVDTLARAGDVTRVIQTASWSSVPTTWLDSFHERLGEIAPGRAHDGQFFLDDLVWPGLPHVLLPHLDHAQPAMGGHGFDHVRYWLVMLSLALQLEVPR, from the coding sequence GTGCAGACGTCCGCTCGATGGCGCCCCGAGGGCTTCGACGCGTTCCGCGCGCTGTACCCCTCCACGCCGACGTTCGCGCTGCCCGAGCTCGCGACGACGAGCGAGTTCGCGGCGCGATGGGCCGCGCTCTCGAAGCTGCGCGAGGACGCGTGGCCCACGATGCTCGCGCCGGTCGTCGACCGCATCGCGGTGGTGTTCGTGCGCGGGTACCTCGGCAACTGGATGCCGGGGAACCTCATGGCGCCGACCCGCGCGCTGCGCGCGCTCGGCATCCCGGTCGTGCTCCATCGCAGCGCCGCGGAGGGTCCGATCGCGCGCAATGCGCGTCTCCTGGGCGACGCGATCCGCCGCGACGTCCCGAGCGATCGCGCGCTCGTGATCGCGGGGCACAGCCGCGGAGGGCTCGAGGCGCGATGGCTCGTCGCGCACGACGACGAGCTCGCGAAGCGCACGCACGTCGTGCTCACCTCGCAGACGCCGCGCGGCCCTTCGCCGGTGCTCGAGAGCATGCTGCTCGGCGCGCACCGCGCGACGCTGCGCGCCCCGCATCGCCGCATCGCGGAGGGCGTGCAGCGCGTCGGGCTCCACGCGATCGGCGCCGCGACCGGCGGTCGCGAGCTCACCCGCGAGGGCGTCGCGCGCGTGGTCGACACGCTCGCGCGCGCCGGCGACGTCACGCGCGTCATCCAGACCGCGTCGTGGTCGAGCGTGCCGACGACGTGGCTCGACTCGTTCCACGAGCGGCTCGGCGAGATCGCGCCCGGGCGCGCGCACGACGGTCAGTTCTTCCTCGACGATCTCGTGTGGCCCGGCCTGCCGCACGTGCTCCTGCCGCACCTCGATCACGCGCAGCCCGCGATGGGCGGTCACGGCTTCGATCACGTCCGGTACTGGCTCGTGATGCTCTCGCTCGCGCTCCAGCTCGAGGTGCCCCGATGA